In Massilia forsythiae, one DNA window encodes the following:
- a CDS encoding CheR family methyltransferase, with product MSDTTATPSSQPVAPGVVPSTLQFPVVGIGASAGGLPALLHLFENMPAANEMAFVVILHLSPKHPSSAAAILQRATRMPVEQVTSPVKIEPGHVYVIAPNYRLTMVDGLLIVDELERPRGQHVAIDLFFRTLADAHRARAIAIVLSGTGADGAVGVTRIKEQGGVTLVQAPEDAEHDGMPKAAIRTGVVDFVLPVVDMPQKLIELWNNAKSIRLPAPADGEAPVAHELAEARIEEDAASAEDALQDIITRLLQYTGHDFRHYKRATVLRRIERRLLVRQVHTLPEYRALLEADPGENKALLDDMLIGVTNFFRDREAFESLERDVIPELFKDKVPADEIRAWVAACATGEEAYSLAMLMADQAALVEHPPAFQVFASDIDDRAIDAARSGNYPSAIITDVVPARLRQYFSKEEDRYRIRKPLRDRILFASHNLLRDPPFSRLDLISCRNLLIYLNRDVQARVLQTFHFALKPGGYLFLGSSESAESVSEYFVAVDKKNRIYRARGGGGRALSHHNPGSTVFGARLPEVARAKLPGKPQFSYAELHLRALAEAAPPSVVTDREGNIVHMSQQAGQYLRMVGGEPSRSLLALVLPELRMELRSAMYQALQHEGGIACRPVGLPEKQELGTIAMTVRMFREEESEADFLLVVFARVEPAPERVAAARQDGSHDVVLAQLESELQRKREQLQETIESSEVSTEELRASNEELQAINEELRSATEELETSKEELQSVNEELVTVNYELKVKVEETGKANDDLNNLIASTNIATIFVDSGLRIKRFTPRATDLFSIIASDIGRSLLDLTHKLDYDQLAGDVNATFETLHLVEREVRSNDGRCYIVRLLPYRTNEDRIEGAVMTFFDITLRRQAEEQARASEARMRMVADSANDFAIVTLDEEGRVTSWNIGAEHLFGYAAEDMLGQPLDRLFTPEDLAAGAPEIELRRARQDGRAQDERWHVRKDGSRFFCSGVTTPLRNGDFFGYAKIARDETARERQGEAREQALNREQAERSGAEQAAAQKDEFLSVMAHELRHPLNMIHINAELLSRMPELRQSPTFMRAASVIRSSVMSQAKIIDDLMDMSRVRTGKLSLTLAPVVPDVLVRGIVDVARSDPAARDLRLDVSGGADGLPVMADVVRIEQVLLNLLSNAMKFTPAQGSIEVRLAREDGHARIDVVDDGQGIAPEFLPHVFDMYGQSAANGARGKGGLGIGLALVREIVGLHGGRVEAASEGLGKGARFSIWLPLVDGHAGLGSGNQDDAEDGLAGLRILVVDDVEDILHVFKALLEMSGAAVFDTPSAGEGLAILARERVDLVISDITMPEMDGYEFLRRARAIDGYAALPAIAITGMSRESDVAQAHAAGFSAHIGKPVSVDKLTAAVRELLPRQEKRAGSAGSEAIE from the coding sequence ATGTCGGACACCACCGCCACGCCCAGCTCGCAACCCGTCGCACCCGGCGTCGTGCCGAGCACACTGCAGTTCCCGGTGGTCGGCATCGGCGCTTCCGCCGGCGGCCTGCCGGCGCTGCTGCACCTGTTCGAGAACATGCCGGCGGCCAACGAGATGGCCTTCGTGGTGATCCTGCACCTGTCGCCCAAGCACCCCAGCTCGGCGGCGGCGATCCTGCAGCGCGCCACCCGCATGCCGGTGGAGCAGGTGACGTCGCCGGTGAAGATCGAGCCGGGTCACGTGTACGTGATCGCGCCGAATTACCGCCTGACGATGGTCGACGGCCTGCTGATCGTGGACGAACTGGAGCGTCCGCGCGGCCAGCACGTGGCGATCGATTTGTTCTTCCGCACGCTGGCGGACGCGCACCGCGCGCGCGCGATCGCCATCGTGCTGTCCGGCACCGGGGCCGACGGCGCGGTCGGCGTCACCCGCATCAAGGAGCAGGGCGGCGTGACGCTGGTGCAGGCGCCCGAGGATGCCGAGCACGACGGCATGCCCAAGGCGGCGATCCGCACCGGCGTGGTCGACTTCGTGCTGCCGGTGGTGGACATGCCGCAGAAGCTGATCGAATTGTGGAACAACGCCAAGTCGATCCGCCTGCCGGCGCCGGCCGACGGCGAGGCGCCGGTGGCGCACGAGTTGGCCGAAGCGCGCATCGAGGAGGACGCCGCCAGTGCCGAGGATGCGCTGCAGGACATCATCACGCGTCTGCTGCAGTACACCGGCCACGATTTCCGCCACTACAAGCGCGCCACCGTGCTGCGCCGCATCGAGCGCCGCCTGCTGGTGCGGCAAGTGCATACGCTGCCCGAGTACCGGGCATTGCTGGAAGCCGATCCGGGCGAGAACAAGGCGCTGCTGGACGACATGCTGATCGGCGTGACCAACTTCTTCCGCGACCGCGAAGCCTTCGAGTCGCTCGAGCGCGACGTGATTCCCGAGCTGTTCAAGGACAAGGTGCCGGCCGACGAAATCCGCGCCTGGGTCGCCGCCTGCGCCACCGGCGAGGAAGCGTATTCGCTGGCGATGCTGATGGCCGACCAGGCCGCGCTGGTGGAACATCCGCCGGCATTCCAGGTGTTCGCCTCCGACATCGACGACCGCGCCATCGATGCCGCGCGTTCGGGCAACTATCCGTCTGCGATCATCACCGACGTGGTGCCGGCGCGCCTGCGCCAGTACTTCAGCAAGGAAGAGGACCGCTACCGCATCCGCAAGCCGCTGCGCGACCGCATCCTGTTCGCCTCGCACAACCTGCTGCGCGACCCGCCATTTTCGCGCCTGGACTTGATCTCCTGCCGCAACCTGCTGATCTACCTGAACCGCGACGTGCAGGCGCGCGTGCTGCAGACCTTCCATTTCGCCCTCAAGCCCGGCGGCTACCTGTTCCTGGGTAGTTCGGAGTCGGCCGAATCGGTGTCCGAGTACTTCGTGGCGGTGGACAAGAAGAACCGCATCTACCGCGCCCGCGGCGGCGGCGGCCGCGCCCTGAGCCACCACAATCCGGGCTCGACCGTGTTCGGCGCGCGCCTGCCCGAGGTGGCGCGCGCCAAGCTGCCGGGCAAGCCGCAGTTCTCGTACGCCGAGTTGCACCTGCGCGCGCTGGCCGAGGCAGCGCCGCCCTCGGTGGTGACCGACCGCGAAGGCAACATCGTGCACATGTCGCAGCAGGCCGGGCAATACTTGCGCATGGTCGGCGGCGAGCCGTCGCGCAGCCTGCTGGCGCTGGTGCTGCCGGAACTGCGCATGGAACTGCGTTCGGCCATGTACCAGGCGCTGCAGCACGAGGGCGGTATCGCGTGCCGCCCGGTGGGCCTGCCGGAAAAGCAGGAGCTCGGCACCATCGCCATGACGGTGCGCATGTTCCGCGAGGAAGAATCGGAGGCCGACTTCCTGCTGGTGGTGTTCGCCCGGGTGGAGCCGGCGCCCGAACGGGTGGCGGCGGCGCGCCAGGACGGCAGCCACGACGTGGTGCTGGCCCAGCTCGAGTCGGAGCTGCAGCGCAAGCGCGAGCAGCTGCAGGAAACCATCGAGAGTTCGGAAGTCTCGACCGAGGAGCTGCGCGCGTCCAATGAAGAATTGCAGGCCATCAACGAAGAGCTGCGCTCGGCCACCGAGGAGCTGGAAACCAGCAAGGAAGAGCTGCAGTCGGTCAACGAGGAGCTGGTTACCGTCAACTACGAGCTGAAGGTCAAGGTCGAGGAAACCGGCAAGGCCAACGACGACCTGAACAACCTGATCGCCTCGACCAACATCGCCACCATCTTCGTCGACAGCGGCCTGCGCATCAAGCGCTTCACGCCGCGCGCGACCGACCTGTTCTCGATCATCGCCTCCGACATCGGCCGCTCGCTGCTCGACCTGACCCACAAGCTCGACTACGACCAGCTGGCAGGCGACGTCAACGCCACCTTCGAGACGCTGCACCTGGTCGAGCGCGAGGTGCGCAGCAACGACGGTCGCTGCTACATCGTGCGCCTGCTGCCCTACCGCACCAACGAGGACCGCATCGAAGGCGCGGTGATGACCTTCTTCGACATCACGCTGCGGCGCCAGGCCGAGGAACAGGCGCGCGCCAGCGAGGCGCGCATGCGCATGGTGGCCGACAGCGCCAACGACTTCGCCATCGTCACGCTCGACGAGGAAGGCCGCGTGACCAGCTGGAACATCGGCGCCGAGCACCTGTTCGGCTACGCCGCCGAGGACATGCTGGGCCAGCCGCTGGACCGCCTGTTCACGCCGGAAGACCTGGCCGCCGGCGCGCCGGAAATCGAGCTGCGGCGCGCGCGCCAGGACGGCCGCGCCCAGGACGAGCGCTGGCATGTGCGCAAGGACGGCAGCCGCTTCTTCTGCAGCGGCGTCACCACGCCGCTGCGCAACGGCGATTTCTTCGGCTACGCCAAGATCGCGCGCGACGAAACCGCGCGCGAGCGCCAGGGCGAGGCGCGCGAACAGGCGCTGAACCGCGAGCAGGCCGAGCGCAGCGGCGCCGAGCAGGCCGCGGCGCAGAAGGACGAGTTCCTGTCGGTGATGGCGCACGAACTGCGCCACCCGCTCAACATGATCCACATTAACGCCGAGCTCCTGTCGCGCATGCCGGAACTGCGCCAGTCGCCCACCTTCATGCGCGCCGCCTCGGTGATCCGCAGCTCGGTGATGAGCCAGGCCAAGATCATCGACGACCTGATGGACATGTCGCGCGTGCGCACCGGCAAGCTGTCGCTGACGCTGGCGCCGGTGGTGCCGGACGTGCTGGTGCGCGGCATCGTCGATGTCGCCCGCAGCGACCCGGCGGCGCGCGACCTGCGCCTCGATGTGAGCGGCGGCGCCGACGGCCTGCCGGTGATGGCGGACGTGGTGCGCATCGAACAGGTGCTGCTGAACCTGCTCAGCAACGCGATGAAGTTCACGCCGGCGCAGGGCAGCATCGAGGTGCGCCTGGCGCGCGAGGACGGTCATGCGCGCATCGACGTGGTCGACGACGGCCAGGGCATCGCGCCCGAGTTCCTGCCGCACGTGTTCGACATGTACGGCCAGAGCGCGGCCAACGGCGCGCGCGGCAAGGGCGGCCTGGGCATCGGGCTGGCGCTGGTGCGCGAGATCGTCGGCCTGCACGGCGGACGGGTGGAGGCCGCCTCGGAGGGCCTGGGCAAGGGCGCGCGCTTCAGCATCTGGCTGCCGCTGGTGGACGGCCACGCCGGGCTGGGGTCCGGAAACCAGGACGATGCCGAAGACGGCCTGGCCGGGCTGCGCATCCTGGTGGTGGACGATGTCGAGGACATCCTGCACGTGTTCAAGGCGCTGCTGGAGATGAGCGGCGCGGCCGTGTTCGACACGCCCAGCGCCGGCGAGGGCCTGGCGATCCTGGCGCGCGAGCGCGTCGACCTGGTGATCTCGGACATCACCATGCCGGAGATGGACGGTTACGAATTCCTGCGGCGGGCGCGCGCCATCGACGGCTACGCGGCGCTGCCGGCGATCGCCATCACCGGCATGAGCAGGGAGAGCGACGTCGCGCAGGCCCACGCGGCCGGGTTTTCGGCGCACATCGGCAAACCGGTGTCGGTGGACAAACTGACCGCGGCGGTGCGCGAGCTGTTGCCGCGGCAGGAAAAGCGGGCTGGCAGTGCTGGGAGCGAAGCGATCGAATAA
- a CDS encoding MFS transporter: protein MAVSSDEDYPVTLAHDRMPTWLMLLIAAACGLIVANIYYAQPLVGPIRAAIGLPAEAAGLIVTLTQLGYGAGLLLAVPLGDLVENRRLVLGLMGVLGLALLGAMFARQAAAFLACSLAIGFGAVAVQVLVPYASHMAAEEERGRVVGNIVSGLMLGIMLARPVASFLAHLVSWQAVYGLSVLLMALLALVLRLLLPARVPPATLGYAALLGSMGGIVARFPVLRRRALYQAGMFGAFSVFWTVTPLLLSGPAFGLDQSGIALFALAGVAGAVAAPIAGRVADRGWTRPATAFCIAVVIAAFGATLATAHDGASMHARLALLTLAAVVLDFGVSGNLVLGQRAIYALGAEVRSRVNGIYMATFFLGGAAGSALGAWAYARAGWGGACAVGMALPALALLLFLSERRATVAAPVV, encoded by the coding sequence ATGGCTGTTTCATCCGACGAGGACTATCCGGTGACTCTTGCGCACGACCGCATGCCGACCTGGCTGATGCTGCTGATCGCCGCCGCCTGCGGCCTGATCGTCGCCAACATCTATTATGCGCAGCCGCTGGTCGGCCCGATCCGCGCCGCCATCGGCTTGCCGGCCGAGGCGGCCGGGCTGATCGTCACGCTGACCCAGCTCGGCTACGGCGCCGGCCTGCTGCTGGCGGTGCCGCTGGGCGACCTGGTCGAGAACCGCCGCCTGGTGCTGGGGCTGATGGGCGTGCTCGGGCTGGCGCTGCTGGGCGCGATGTTCGCGCGCCAGGCCGCCGCCTTCCTGGCCTGCAGCCTGGCGATCGGCTTCGGCGCGGTGGCGGTGCAGGTGCTGGTGCCGTACGCCTCGCACATGGCGGCCGAGGAGGAGCGCGGGCGCGTGGTCGGCAACATCGTCAGCGGGCTGATGCTCGGCATCATGCTGGCGCGTCCGGTCGCCAGCTTCCTCGCGCACCTGGTGTCGTGGCAGGCGGTGTACGGGCTGTCGGTGCTGCTGATGGCCCTGCTGGCACTGGTGCTGCGATTGCTGCTGCCGGCGCGCGTGCCGCCGGCCACGCTCGGCTATGCCGCGCTGCTCGGTTCGATGGGCGGGATCGTCGCGCGCTTCCCGGTGCTGCGCCGGCGCGCGCTGTACCAGGCCGGCATGTTCGGCGCCTTCAGCGTGTTCTGGACCGTGACGCCGCTGCTGCTGTCCGGCCCCGCCTTCGGCCTCGACCAGAGCGGCATCGCGCTGTTCGCGCTGGCCGGGGTGGCGGGCGCGGTGGCGGCGCCGATCGCCGGACGCGTGGCCGACCGCGGCTGGACCCGTCCCGCCACCGCCTTCTGCATCGCCGTCGTGATCGCCGCCTTCGGCGCCACGCTGGCTACTGCCCACGACGGCGCCTCGATGCACGCGCGCCTGGCGCTGCTGACGCTGGCGGCGGTGGTGCTGGACTTCGGCGTCTCCGGCAACCTGGTGCTGGGCCAGCGCGCCATCTACGCGCTCGGCGCCGAGGTGCGCAGCCGCGTCAACGGCATCTACATGGCGACCTTCTTCCTGGGCGGCGCGGCCGGCTCGGCGCTGGGCGCCTGGGCCTATGCGCGCGCCGGCTGGGGCGGTGCCTGCGCGGTCGGCATGGCGCTGCCGGCGCTGGCGCTGCTGTTGTTCCTGAGCGAACGGCGCGCAACGGTGGCGGCGCCGGTGGTCTAG
- a CDS encoding mercuric transporter MerT family protein, with protein MNANTSSRAPAPPADPPAATERKAGRLVALAVLASLLASTCCVLPLVLVLAGITGAWMATLQSMKPVTPYAIAVTLGALGWAGWLLFRRAQVCSLEDGSCATTRPLLRRVFVGCALFIALLLGFPLVAPLFY; from the coding sequence ATGAACGCGAATACCTCTTCCCGTGCGCCGGCGCCCCCGGCGGACCCGCCCGCCGCCACCGAACGCAAGGCCGGCCGCCTGGTGGCGCTGGCCGTACTGGCCTCGCTGCTGGCCTCCACCTGTTGCGTGCTGCCGCTGGTGCTGGTGCTGGCCGGGATCACCGGCGCCTGGATGGCCACGCTGCAGTCGATGAAGCCGGTCACGCCGTACGCGATCGCGGTGACGCTGGGCGCGCTGGGCTGGGCCGGCTGGCTGCTGTTCCGGCGGGCCCAAGTGTGCTCGCTGGAAGATGGCAGCTGCGCCACCACGCGGCCGCTGCTGCGCCGCGTGTTCGTCGGCTGCGCGCTGTTCATCGCGCTGCTGCTGGGCTTTCCGCTGGTGGCGCCGCTGTTCTACTGA
- the merP gene encoding mercury resistance system periplasmic binding protein MerP: MKTTKLLSLFAAVAAAGLLAAPQSALAKTQTVALNVPTMDCATCPITIKAALSKVPGVSKVNVSYEKREAVIVYDDAQASVADLKKASADVGYPAMIKTAR; the protein is encoded by the coding sequence ATGAAAACGACCAAGCTCCTGTCCCTGTTCGCCGCCGTGGCCGCCGCCGGCCTGCTGGCCGCGCCGCAGTCCGCCCTCGCCAAGACCCAGACCGTGGCGCTGAACGTGCCGACCATGGATTGCGCCACCTGCCCGATCACCATCAAGGCCGCCCTCAGCAAGGTGCCGGGGGTGAGCAAGGTGAACGTCAGCTACGAGAAGCGCGAGGCGGTGATCGTGTACGACGATGCGCAGGCCAGCGTGGCGGACCTGAAGAAGGCGAGCGCGGATGTGGGGTATCCGGCGATGATCAAGACCGCGCGTTGA
- a CDS encoding glycoside hydrolase family 2 TIM barrel-domain containing protein, which translates to MEYPRPQLRRAAWRSLDGPWQAMLDDQAVHVDPAEVAFDRSIVVPFPPEARASGVHDMAFRRRIWYRRRLRLDPGMMPGPEERLMLHFGAVNHRARVWVNGRFAVEHRGGHSPFAIDVTRHLDGPELEVAVQADDDPLDMHKARGKMDWEAEPHKIWYPRTSGIWRTVWIEKVARTHVTQLRWTADVAVWQVRLDADVAHVPEGGMANVTLRLGERLLVADRCLLTGPRLSRIFQLPDPGIDDARALWMWSPESPQLIEAEVELRDAAGNLLDAVQSYTALRTVGVEGERFVLNSRPYYLRMVLDQGYWPDSLMVASSEQLRHDVLLIKRLGFNGVRKHQKSEDPRWLYWCDVLGLCVWGEMPSAYGFSNATVHGVMEEWKELVERDVSHPCIVAWVPTNESWGVPELMNDPRQVDFVRALYHMTRALDGTRPVVGNDGWEMPCGDFVSVHDYAQDPAVLAERYGTRERVAYTLEHVQPDRRRLVIDGFSGQGRPLFLSEFGGIACMTPVAAGQEADRRGWGYSVARDGRELLARYQELMAAVHACRPLSGFCYTQLADTFLEKNGLLTEHRVPKAPIDALAAATRGPDARLHDWHLDPLGHDERWRTRRGPDFPDAWSRVGETAEVLPYRSERPTATEPGPDQGAGATGAPEDDDPGAGGPGGHPARATRTGPAGFERRARPRTRKHVA; encoded by the coding sequence GTGGAATATCCCCGCCCCCAATTGCGCCGCGCCGCCTGGCGCAGCCTGGACGGCCCGTGGCAGGCCATGCTCGACGATCAGGCCGTGCACGTCGACCCGGCCGAGGTCGCGTTCGACCGCAGCATCGTGGTGCCGTTCCCGCCCGAGGCGCGCGCCAGCGGCGTGCACGACATGGCGTTCCGGCGCCGCATCTGGTACCGCCGCCGCCTGCGCCTCGACCCCGGCATGATGCCCGGTCCCGAGGAACGCCTGATGCTGCACTTCGGCGCGGTCAACCACCGCGCCCGCGTGTGGGTCAACGGCCGCTTCGCGGTCGAGCACCGCGGCGGCCACAGCCCGTTCGCCATCGACGTCACGCGCCACCTGGACGGGCCGGAACTGGAGGTCGCGGTGCAGGCCGACGACGATCCGCTCGACATGCACAAGGCGCGCGGCAAGATGGATTGGGAGGCCGAGCCGCACAAGATCTGGTACCCGCGCACCAGCGGCATCTGGCGCACCGTGTGGATCGAGAAGGTGGCGCGCACCCACGTGACGCAGTTGCGCTGGACCGCCGACGTGGCCGTCTGGCAGGTCCGCCTGGACGCCGACGTCGCCCACGTGCCGGAAGGCGGCATGGCCAACGTCACCCTGCGCCTGGGCGAGCGCCTGCTGGTGGCCGACCGCTGCCTGCTGACCGGGCCGCGCCTGTCGCGCATCTTCCAGCTGCCCGACCCCGGCATCGACGATGCCCGCGCCCTGTGGATGTGGAGCCCGGAAAGCCCACAGCTGATCGAGGCCGAGGTCGAACTGCGCGATGCCGCCGGTAACCTGCTGGACGCGGTGCAGAGCTACACCGCGCTGCGCACCGTCGGCGTCGAGGGCGAGCGCTTCGTGCTCAACAGCCGTCCCTACTACCTGCGCATGGTGCTCGACCAGGGCTACTGGCCGGACAGCCTGATGGTGGCCTCCAGCGAGCAGCTGCGCCACGACGTCCTGCTGATCAAGCGGCTCGGCTTCAACGGCGTGCGCAAGCACCAGAAGTCGGAAGACCCGCGCTGGCTGTACTGGTGCGACGTGCTCGGCCTGTGCGTGTGGGGCGAGATGCCGTCCGCCTACGGCTTTTCCAACGCCACCGTGCACGGCGTGATGGAGGAATGGAAGGAACTGGTCGAGCGCGACGTCTCGCACCCGTGCATCGTGGCCTGGGTGCCGACCAACGAGTCCTGGGGCGTGCCGGAACTGATGAACGACCCGCGCCAGGTGGATTTCGTGCGCGCCCTGTACCACATGACGCGCGCGCTGGACGGCACCCGCCCGGTGGTCGGCAACGACGGCTGGGAGATGCCCTGCGGCGACTTCGTCAGCGTGCACGACTACGCCCAGGACCCGGCCGTGCTGGCCGAGCGCTACGGCACCCGCGAACGCGTCGCCTACACCCTCGAGCACGTGCAGCCGGACCGCCGCCGGCTGGTGATCGACGGCTTCAGCGGCCAGGGCCGGCCGCTGTTCCTGTCCGAGTTCGGCGGCATCGCCTGCATGACGCCCGTCGCCGCCGGCCAGGAGGCGGACCGGCGCGGCTGGGGCTATTCGGTGGCGCGCGACGGCCGCGAACTGCTGGCGCGCTACCAGGAACTGATGGCGGCGGTGCATGCCTGCCGGCCGCTGTCCGGCTTCTGCTACACCCAGCTGGCCGACACCTTCCTGGAAAAGAACGGCCTGCTGACCGAGCACCGGGTGCCGAAGGCGCCGATCGACGCGCTGGCGGCCGCCACGCGCGGGCCGGATGCGCGCCTGCACGACTGGCACCTCGACCCGCTCGGGCACGACGAACGCTGGCGCACGCGGCGCGGGCCGGATTTCCCCGACGCGTGGAGTCGGGTCGGCGAGACCGCCGAGGTGCTGCCGTACCGCAGCGAGCGCCCGACGGCGACCGAGCCTGGGCCGGACCAGGGCGCCGGGGCGACCGGCGCCCCGGAAGATGACGATCCCGGCGCCGGTGGCCCGGGCGGCCATCCCGCCCGCGCGACCCGGACGGGCCCGGCCGGCTTCGAGCGGCGCGCGCGGCCGCGCACGCGCAAGCATGTGGCGTGA
- a CDS encoding transglutaminase-like domain-containing protein, translating to MRETNFQRRLVLKATGGLLLAAALPRALFAQQAQQQEQQRRFDPQPGEWKGFEVVTRIDLQRAQGPSTVWVPLPAVDTDWQRTLSNSWSGNAKSMRAVSDSRYGAKYLVAEFDGSAPPVLEVVSRVQTRDRGENWKSTRNGGASAEDLRLWLKPTDLMPLDGIVLKTANQIVAGARTDEDKVQRIYDWILLNTFREPKVKGCGLGDIKTMLETSNLSGKCADLNGLFVGLCRAVGVPARDVYGVRIAPSAFGYRELGGKPAALQGAQHCRAEVYLKRHGWVAMDPADVTKVMRQETAEWIKDPDHPVVAPVKRALFGGWEGNWMGYNFAHDVPLQGSKAIGKVGFLMYPQAENRGEPYDPLNPDAFKYVITARAL from the coding sequence ATGCGTGAAACCAACTTCCAACGCCGCCTCGTCCTGAAAGCGACCGGCGGCCTGCTGCTCGCCGCCGCGCTGCCGCGCGCCCTGTTTGCCCAGCAGGCGCAGCAGCAGGAGCAACAGCGCCGTTTCGATCCGCAGCCGGGCGAGTGGAAGGGTTTCGAGGTGGTCACGCGCATCGACCTGCAGCGCGCCCAGGGCCCGTCCACGGTGTGGGTGCCGCTGCCCGCGGTCGACACCGACTGGCAGCGCACGCTGTCCAACAGCTGGAGCGGCAATGCCAAGTCGATGCGCGCCGTGTCCGACAGCCGCTACGGCGCCAAGTACCTGGTGGCCGAGTTCGACGGCAGCGCGCCTCCCGTGCTGGAAGTGGTGTCGCGCGTGCAGACCCGCGACCGCGGCGAGAACTGGAAAAGCACCCGCAACGGCGGCGCATCCGCCGAGGACCTGCGCCTGTGGCTGAAGCCCACCGACCTGATGCCGCTGGACGGCATCGTGCTCAAGACCGCCAACCAGATCGTGGCCGGCGCGCGCACCGACGAGGACAAGGTACAGCGCATCTACGACTGGATCCTGCTGAACACCTTCCGCGAGCCGAAGGTGAAGGGTTGCGGCCTGGGCGACATCAAGACCATGCTGGAGACGTCCAACCTGAGCGGCAAGTGCGCCGACCTGAACGGCCTGTTCGTTGGCCTGTGCCGCGCCGTGGGCGTGCCGGCGCGCGACGTGTACGGCGTCCGCATCGCCCCGAGCGCCTTCGGCTACCGCGAACTGGGCGGCAAGCCGGCCGCGCTGCAGGGCGCCCAGCACTGCCGCGCCGAGGTCTACCTGAAGCGCCACGGCTGGGTTGCGATGGACCCCGCCGACGTCACCAAGGTGATGCGCCAGGAAACCGCGGAATGGATCAAGGACCCGGACCATCCGGTGGTCGCGCCGGTCAAGCGGGCACTGTTCGGCGGCTGGGAAGGCAACTGGATGGGTTACAACTTCGCCCACGACGTGCCGCTGCAGGGTTCCAAGGCGATCGGCAAGGTCGGCTTCCTGATGTACCCGCAGGCCGAGAACCGCGGCGAGCCGTACGACCCGCTGAACCCGGACGCATTCAAGTACGTGATCACCGCGCGCGCGCTCTGA
- a CDS encoding TlpA family protein disulfide reductase: MSIILPHRRAASVLCLLAGATLPVLAPSAAAAPVASLQAWPAKQPTPPLKLAGLDGGDWDLARLRGKVVVVNFWASWCGPCVAELPLLGALAGREAWRDRVAVVGVNYKESLDAIQAFGAAHPIPYAQARDRSGEAFKVWTLGVMPTTILVDRQGRARWRSTGELTAGDERLQRAIEALLAE; the protein is encoded by the coding sequence ATGTCCATCATACTGCCGCACCGCCGCGCCGCATCCGTCCTGTGCCTGCTGGCGGGCGCCACGCTGCCCGTCCTGGCGCCGAGCGCGGCTGCGGCGCCGGTGGCGTCGCTGCAGGCCTGGCCGGCGAAGCAGCCGACCCCGCCGCTCAAGCTGGCCGGCCTGGACGGCGGCGACTGGGACCTGGCGCGCCTGCGCGGCAAGGTCGTGGTGGTGAACTTCTGGGCCAGCTGGTGCGGACCGTGCGTGGCCGAGCTGCCGCTGCTGGGCGCGCTGGCCGGGCGCGAGGCCTGGCGCGACCGGGTCGCGGTGGTCGGCGTGAACTACAAGGAATCGCTGGACGCCATCCAGGCCTTCGGCGCCGCCCACCCGATCCCGTACGCGCAGGCGCGCGACCGCTCGGGCGAGGCCTTCAAGGTCTGGACGCTGGGCGTGATGCCGACCACGATTCTGGTCGACCGCCAGGGCCGCGCGCGCTGGCGCAGCACCGGCGAGCTGACCGCCGGCGACGAGCGGCTGCAGCGCGCCATCGAGGCGCTGCTGGCCGAATGA